The following coding sequences are from one Arthrobacter crystallopoietes window:
- the hutU gene encoding urocanate hydratase: MTFTQHDSSRTVRAARGTELTAKSWQTEAPLRMLMNNLDPEVAERPEDLVVYGGTGRAARSWEAYDAIVRTLATLEKDETLLVQSGKPVGVFRTNEWAPRVLIANSNLVGDWANWPEFRRLEAEGLMMYGQMTAGSWIYIGTQGILQGTYETFAAVADKRFNGTLAGTLTLTGGCGGMGGAQPLAVTLNQGACLIVDVDETRLRRRAGKRYLDEVETDLDAALAKVMRAKAEKRPLSVGYVGNAAAVFPELLRRHHTGEISVDIVTDQTSAHDPLSYLPLEYSVEQWDAEAKADPAGFTKKAQESMARHVQAMVEFQDAGAEVFDYGNSIRDEARLGGYDRAFEFPGFVPAYIRPLFCEGLGPFRWVALSGDPEDIRVTDEAIKELFPENEHLHRWIDAAQEHVEFEGLPARICWLGYGERQKAGLLFNRLVAEGKVSAPIVIGRDHLDSGSVASPYRETESMADGSDAIADWPLLNALVNTSSGATWVSIHHGGGVGIGRSIHAGQVSVADGTELAAQKLERLLTNDPGMGVIRHVDAGYDRAVEVAAERGVRVPMTES, translated from the coding sequence ATGACCTTCACGCAACATGATTCCTCCCGTACCGTCCGCGCCGCCCGCGGCACCGAGCTGACGGCCAAGAGCTGGCAGACCGAGGCGCCGCTGCGGATGCTGATGAACAACCTGGATCCCGAGGTCGCCGAGCGCCCCGAGGATCTGGTGGTCTACGGCGGGACGGGCCGCGCGGCCCGCAGTTGGGAAGCTTACGACGCGATTGTGCGCACGCTGGCCACCCTTGAGAAGGACGAGACTTTGCTGGTCCAGTCCGGCAAGCCGGTGGGCGTTTTCCGCACCAATGAATGGGCGCCGCGGGTGCTGATCGCCAACTCGAACTTGGTGGGGGACTGGGCCAACTGGCCCGAGTTCCGCCGGCTCGAGGCCGAAGGGCTGATGATGTACGGCCAGATGACCGCGGGGTCCTGGATCTACATCGGCACCCAGGGCATCCTGCAGGGCACCTACGAAACCTTCGCCGCCGTCGCCGACAAGCGGTTCAATGGCACGCTGGCCGGAACGCTGACCCTGACCGGCGGCTGCGGCGGCATGGGCGGCGCGCAGCCGCTGGCCGTGACGCTGAACCAGGGAGCGTGCCTGATAGTCGACGTCGACGAGACGCGCCTGCGCCGCCGTGCCGGCAAGCGGTACCTGGACGAGGTGGAAACGGATCTTGACGCCGCGCTGGCCAAGGTCATGCGCGCCAAGGCGGAGAAGCGGCCGCTGTCCGTGGGCTACGTGGGCAATGCCGCCGCGGTGTTCCCCGAGTTGCTGCGCCGCCACCACACCGGCGAGATCAGCGTGGACATCGTCACCGACCAGACCTCGGCGCACGACCCGCTGAGCTACCTGCCGCTGGAGTACTCGGTGGAGCAATGGGACGCCGAGGCCAAGGCCGACCCCGCGGGCTTCACCAAGAAGGCGCAGGAATCCATGGCCCGCCACGTGCAGGCAATGGTGGAGTTCCAGGACGCCGGCGCCGAGGTGTTCGACTACGGCAACTCCATCCGCGACGAGGCACGTCTGGGCGGCTATGACCGGGCCTTCGAGTTCCCCGGCTTCGTGCCTGCCTACATCCGTCCCTTGTTCTGTGAAGGGCTCGGCCCGTTCCGCTGGGTCGCTCTGTCCGGCGATCCGGAGGACATCCGCGTCACCGACGAGGCGATCAAGGAGCTATTCCCCGAGAACGAACACCTGCACCGCTGGATCGACGCCGCGCAGGAGCATGTCGAGTTCGAAGGTCTACCGGCACGCATCTGCTGGCTGGGCTACGGAGAGCGGCAGAAGGCCGGGCTGCTGTTCAACCGGCTGGTGGCCGAGGGCAAGGTCTCTGCGCCGATCGTGATCGGCCGCGACCACCTGGACTCCGGTTCCGTGGCTTCCCCGTACCGCGAGACCGAATCTATGGCGGACGGTTCCGACGCGATTGCCGACTGGCCGCTGCTGAATGCGCTGGTCAACACGTCCTCCGGCGCCACCTGGGTGTCCATCCACCACGGCGGCGGCGTCGGCATCGGCCGCTCCATCCACGCCGGCCAGGTCTCCGTTGCCGACGGCACCGAATTGGCGGCGCAGAAGCTGGAACGGCTGCTGACCAACGATCCGGGCATGGGAGTGATCCGGCACGTGGATGCGGGTTACGATCGGGCCGTTGAGGTTGCTGCCGAGCGCGGGGTGCGGGTACCGATGACCGAGTCCTGA
- a CDS encoding amidohydrolase family protein, whose amino-acid sequence MSVWCEAAWIRGRGVVSGVRVEVDESGIVTRLELGAERKASDLPVSGVAFPAASNAHSHAFHRVLRGRTHDMGVGSFWTWREQMYRAAGALSPALYEQLATAVFAEMVVTGWTSVAEFHYVHHRPDGTPYGSTGNGGSPGSARSEASAGSTDPYGSADGSGSAASNGADGPHAMELALARAAVNARIRLTLLDTCYLAGGIGQELSPEQLRFGDPDVHAWLSRLESLREAISREFSPDQVTVGAALHSVRGVPADVLPVIAEKLPPEIPLHIHLSEQPAENEACLQATGLTPTALLRRSGLLTRRLSAVHATHLTEQDIAMLGAAHATVVMCPTTEADLADGIGPAAALRDAGARIALGTDQHAVVDPWLEMRALEHGERLRSGQRGWFPPEALHEAASDAGARSQGRRLPGFERGKYCDLMAVDPGSLRTIGSQPDQLALSATAQDVRTVVVGGRLAARQGIHATLGDPARLLAAAITDVDAAATGDTAAKGALQK is encoded by the coding sequence GTGAGCGTCTGGTGCGAAGCCGCCTGGATCCGCGGGCGCGGCGTCGTGTCCGGCGTGCGCGTGGAGGTGGACGAATCCGGAATTGTGACCCGGCTTGAGCTGGGCGCGGAGCGGAAGGCCTCGGACCTGCCCGTCTCCGGCGTAGCCTTTCCGGCTGCTTCCAACGCCCACTCGCATGCCTTCCACCGGGTCCTGCGGGGCCGCACGCATGACATGGGCGTGGGCAGTTTCTGGACCTGGCGGGAGCAGATGTACCGTGCGGCCGGGGCGTTGAGCCCGGCGTTGTATGAGCAGCTGGCCACAGCCGTCTTTGCCGAAATGGTGGTGACGGGCTGGACCAGCGTGGCCGAATTCCACTACGTCCACCACCGTCCCGACGGCACGCCGTACGGGAGCACAGGCAATGGTGGCAGCCCGGGGAGTGCCCGGAGCGAGGCCAGCGCCGGCAGCACAGACCCGTACGGCAGCGCGGACGGCAGCGGTAGCGCAGCCTCGAACGGAGCCGACGGCCCCCATGCCATGGAGCTCGCCTTGGCCAGGGCGGCGGTCAACGCCAGGATCAGGCTGACGCTGCTGGACACCTGCTATCTCGCCGGCGGGATCGGGCAGGAGCTCTCGCCGGAACAGCTGCGGTTCGGCGATCCGGATGTCCACGCGTGGTTGTCGCGGCTGGAGTCCCTGCGCGAAGCCATTTCACGGGAATTCAGTCCGGACCAGGTCACTGTTGGTGCCGCCCTGCATTCGGTGCGCGGGGTGCCCGCCGACGTGCTGCCGGTCATTGCCGAGAAGCTGCCGCCGGAGATTCCGCTGCACATCCACCTTTCCGAACAGCCCGCCGAAAACGAAGCCTGCCTGCAGGCCACCGGGCTGACCCCGACGGCGCTGCTGCGCCGGAGCGGCCTGCTCACCCGCCGGCTTTCGGCCGTCCACGCCACCCACCTGACGGAGCAGGACATCGCCATGCTCGGCGCCGCCCATGCCACCGTGGTGATGTGCCCGACTACCGAGGCGGACCTGGCGGACGGCATCGGTCCGGCAGCGGCACTGCGCGACGCCGGGGCGCGCATCGCGCTCGGCACGGACCAGCACGCCGTCGTCGATCCCTGGCTGGAAATGCGGGCCCTCGAACATGGCGAACGGCTCCGGTCCGGCCAGCGCGGCTGGTTCCCGCCCGAAGCCTTGCACGAGGCGGCCTCGGACGCCGGCGCCCGCTCGCAGGGCAGAAGGCTGCCCGGGTTCGAACGGGGGAAGTACTGCGATCTGATGGCGGTGGACCCCGGCAGCCTGCGCACCATCGGCTCGCAGCCGGACCAGCTGGCACTTTCCGCCACCGCGCAGGACGTCAGGACCGTCGTCGTCGGCGGTCGCCTCGCCGCCCGCCAAGGCATCCACGCGACGCTGGGCGATCCCGCCCGGCTGCTCGCGGCAGCCATCACCGACGTCGACGCCGCAGCAACCGGCGACACCGCAGCCAAGGGAGCCCTCCAAAAATGA
- a CDS encoding CPBP family intramembrane glutamic endopeptidase has translation MQSQTAATDTVPRTRRYYRAEVLIVLGLSLGQSAVYAIVNLLEKMTRAPLGSQTTALNPVLNERELFDLLYQLLAIFFALVPVALVLFLLTAPGERAREAFRKIGFTFCRPGVDFGLGFGLALLIGAGTLGVYAGGRALGITTAIVPAALDEYWWTVPVLVLSALRHSVLEEVVVVGYLFNRLAKLGWGTWTIIFTSAVIRGSYHLYQGIGPGIGNFLMGLVFGYAYTRTKRVMPLVIAHAVLDIAGFVGYALFGSAIGIGE, from the coding sequence ATGCAGAGCCAGACCGCAGCCACCGACACCGTGCCCCGCACCCGCCGTTACTACCGCGCCGAAGTGCTGATAGTTCTGGGGCTCTCCCTGGGTCAGTCTGCCGTCTACGCCATTGTGAACCTGCTGGAAAAGATGACGCGGGCGCCGCTCGGGTCGCAGACCACGGCGCTGAATCCTGTCCTGAACGAGCGGGAGCTGTTCGACCTGCTCTACCAGCTGCTGGCAATCTTCTTTGCCCTGGTCCCCGTGGCGCTGGTGCTGTTCCTGCTGACGGCACCGGGCGAACGCGCCCGCGAGGCCTTCCGGAAGATCGGGTTTACCTTCTGCCGGCCGGGCGTGGACTTTGGACTGGGCTTCGGTTTGGCCCTGCTGATCGGTGCGGGCACCTTAGGTGTCTATGCGGGCGGACGCGCCCTGGGCATTACGACGGCAATAGTCCCGGCTGCACTGGACGAATACTGGTGGACTGTCCCGGTCCTGGTTCTGTCCGCCTTGCGCCACTCGGTGCTGGAAGAAGTCGTTGTGGTCGGCTACCTCTTCAACAGGCTGGCCAAGCTGGGCTGGGGCACCTGGACCATCATTTTCACCAGCGCCGTGATCCGAGGCAGCTACCACCTGTACCAGGGGATCGGGCCTGGCATCGGCAACTTCCTGATGGGCCTCGTCTTTGGCTATGCCTACACCCGCACCAAACGCGTGATGCCGCTTGTGATAGCCCATGCCGTGCTCGACATCGCAGGGTTCGTTGGCTACGCCCTCTTCGGCTCCGCCATCGGCATCGGCGAATAA
- the hutH gene encoding histidine ammonia-lyase has translation MSQLQPVTISTGPLMPEEVIAVARHGAPIELSAESLSAMAESRAVIDALVTDDKPHYGVSTGFGALATKQIPIELRTQLQRSLIRSHAASSGTEVDREVVRGLMLNRLSTMATGRTGVRPMVAQGYAAMLNAGITPVVGEYGSLGCSGDLAPLAHCALALMGEGEVRNNDGALVPAAEALAAAGLEPVELREKEGLALINGTDGMLGMLIMASADLHLLLKTADLAAAMSIEGLLGTDSVLAEDLHALRPHPGQIAAAANMRRILDGSPLIAEQKSSDNGDGHRFTRVQDAYSLRCAPQVHGAARATLAHVESVAGYELSSAIDNPVVTQDGRVESNGNFHGAPVGYALDFLAIAVADLASMSERRTDRFLDKARSHGLNAFLADDPGVDSGHMIAQYTQAGIVSELKRLANPASVDSIPSSAMQEDHVSMGWSAGLKLRRALDGLTRVLAIELLTSARALDMRDGGLDSSRSAPAVTAVRREIRKVVEGPGTDRYLSPEIEAVYILVDSGVLIEAVQQKLGSALN, from the coding sequence ATGTCCCAGCTTCAGCCCGTCACCATCTCCACCGGCCCGCTCATGCCGGAGGAAGTCATCGCCGTCGCGCGCCACGGCGCACCGATCGAGCTCAGCGCCGAGTCCCTGTCAGCCATGGCGGAGTCCCGCGCGGTGATCGACGCGCTGGTCACCGATGACAAACCGCACTACGGCGTTTCGACGGGCTTCGGCGCCCTCGCCACCAAGCAGATCCCCATCGAGCTGCGCACCCAGCTCCAGCGCAGCCTGATCCGCAGCCACGCTGCCTCCTCCGGCACCGAAGTGGACCGCGAGGTGGTCCGCGGCCTGATGCTCAACCGGCTCTCCACAATGGCCACGGGCCGCACAGGGGTCCGCCCGATGGTGGCGCAGGGCTATGCCGCCATGCTCAACGCCGGCATCACTCCGGTGGTCGGCGAGTACGGCTCGCTCGGCTGCTCGGGGGACCTGGCACCGCTGGCACACTGCGCCCTGGCGCTTATGGGCGAGGGCGAAGTACGGAATAACGACGGCGCCCTGGTGCCTGCCGCCGAAGCGCTGGCTGCCGCCGGGCTCGAGCCGGTGGAACTGCGGGAGAAGGAAGGCCTGGCGCTGATCAACGGCACGGACGGGATGCTGGGCATGCTCATCATGGCCTCGGCGGACCTGCACCTGCTACTTAAGACGGCGGATCTGGCTGCCGCCATGAGCATCGAGGGCCTGCTGGGCACCGACTCGGTGCTGGCCGAAGACCTGCACGCGCTGCGCCCGCACCCCGGGCAGATCGCCGCCGCGGCCAACATGCGCCGGATTCTGGACGGCTCGCCACTGATCGCCGAGCAGAAGTCGTCCGATAATGGCGACGGCCACCGCTTCACCCGCGTGCAGGACGCCTACTCGCTGCGCTGCGCCCCGCAGGTGCACGGTGCCGCAAGGGCCACGCTCGCGCATGTGGAATCCGTGGCTGGCTACGAGCTGTCCTCCGCCATCGACAACCCGGTGGTCACCCAGGACGGCCGGGTCGAGTCCAACGGAAACTTCCATGGCGCGCCGGTCGGCTACGCCCTGGACTTCCTCGCCATCGCCGTGGCGGATTTGGCCTCGATGAGCGAGCGGCGGACGGACCGTTTCTTGGACAAGGCCCGCAGCCACGGGCTCAACGCGTTCCTGGCCGACGACCCCGGCGTGGACTCCGGCCACATGATCGCCCAGTACACCCAGGCGGGCATCGTCTCCGAACTCAAGCGGCTGGCCAACCCGGCCTCGGTGGACTCCATCCCGTCTTCCGCCATGCAGGAAGACCACGTCTCCATGGGCTGGTCCGCCGGGCTGAAGCTGCGCCGGGCGCTGGATGGCCTGACGCGGGTGCTGGCCATCGAACTGCTCACCAGCGCCCGGGCCCTGGACATGCGCGACGGCGGCCTGGACTCCTCCCGGAGCGCCCCCGCCGTCACCGCGGTCCGGCGCGAAATCCGCAAGGTGGTCGAAGGCCCGGGAACGGACCGCTACCTCTCCCCCGAGATCGAAGCGGTGTACATTCTGGTGGACAGCGGCGTGCTGATCGAGGCCGTCCAGCAGAAGCTCGGGTCGGCGCTAAACTGA
- a CDS encoding IclR family transcriptional regulator: MVDTTTDTAAAPDATTRAADRALGLLRVVCENDGVKLADAAKAADLSASTALRLLRTLEANGFAAKREDGLYRPGFRMVQLGVQALSHESLVATSQDALRSLVSRTGESAYLSVAAGSTDGLYLAIEEGTHTVRHINWVGRTFPMVGSAAGEALQGKVAPGSFAVVAEGVEPDITAVAAPVMAGSKVVAALSIVAPSYRTTAEAAQTFGALLAAEAGRVFAAPGGDAAVVSPRTS; the protein is encoded by the coding sequence ATGGTGGACACCACTACAGACACCGCTGCGGCGCCGGACGCCACTACCCGTGCCGCCGACCGCGCCCTGGGTCTGCTGCGCGTTGTCTGCGAGAACGACGGCGTCAAACTCGCCGATGCGGCCAAGGCAGCAGACCTTTCGGCGAGCACGGCGCTTCGCCTGCTGAGGACGCTGGAAGCCAACGGCTTCGCAGCCAAACGCGAGGACGGGCTGTACCGGCCGGGATTCCGCATGGTCCAGCTGGGCGTCCAGGCCTTGAGCCACGAATCGCTGGTCGCGACCAGCCAGGATGCCTTGCGCTCACTGGTTTCCCGGACGGGCGAATCCGCCTACCTCAGCGTGGCCGCAGGCAGCACCGACGGGCTGTACCTGGCCATCGAGGAAGGCACGCACACCGTGCGCCACATCAATTGGGTGGGCCGTACGTTCCCGATGGTCGGCAGCGCCGCCGGGGAAGCCCTGCAGGGCAAGGTGGCGCCCGGGTCCTTCGCCGTCGTGGCCGAAGGCGTCGAGCCCGACATCACCGCCGTGGCCGCCCCGGTAATGGCCGGTTCCAAGGTGGTCGCCGCCCTGAGCATTGTTGCGCCGAGCTACCGCACCACCGCCGAAGCCGCCCAAACCTTCGGCGCCCTGCTGGCTGCCGAAGCAGGCCGCGTCTTTGCCGCCCCAGGCGGGGATGCCGCCGTCGTTAGTCCCCGGACTTCCTAA
- a CDS encoding allantoate amidohydrolase, which produces METVSQLLESISDVGRDTVRGGYSRPVYSTAELDLRGWFVEQAGRRGLEVETDRNGIIWAWWGAPEKGALVTGSHLDSVPGGGAFDGPLGVASALAAVDVLRQRGVQPNRSLAITVFPEEEGSRFGVACLGSRLLTGAIDPDKARNLRDADGNTFADVSRGNALDPEHFGRDEEALARIGDFVELHVEQGRGLGEEGPAIAVGSSILGHGRWKLTVSGQGNHAGTTLMQDRADPMVAAAQIILAVQKTAAAQPDARATVGRLEPIPGGTNVIASRVQLWLDVRHPEDAVTAALVEAIHGKAQKIAAFEGCSVTLTEESYSGTVHFDAALQRQLENALPGAPVLATGAGHDAGVLAGYVPSGMIFVRNPTGISHSPEEHVEDDDADAGAGALADVLEGLL; this is translated from the coding sequence TTGGAAACCGTTTCCCAGCTGCTCGAGTCAATCAGCGACGTCGGCCGTGATACTGTCCGCGGCGGATACTCGCGTCCGGTGTATTCGACGGCGGAGCTGGACCTGCGCGGGTGGTTCGTCGAACAGGCCGGGCGGCGCGGGCTGGAGGTCGAGACGGACCGCAACGGCATCATCTGGGCCTGGTGGGGCGCACCCGAAAAAGGTGCGCTGGTCACCGGCAGCCACCTGGACTCGGTCCCCGGCGGGGGCGCGTTCGATGGTCCGCTCGGTGTTGCTTCGGCACTCGCCGCCGTCGACGTCCTGCGGCAGCGCGGGGTGCAGCCCAACCGGTCCCTCGCCATCACGGTCTTCCCCGAGGAGGAGGGCTCACGCTTCGGCGTGGCCTGCCTCGGCTCGCGGCTGCTAACCGGCGCCATCGATCCGGACAAGGCCCGGAACCTGCGCGACGCGGACGGCAATACCTTTGCGGACGTCTCGCGGGGGAACGCGCTGGACCCGGAGCACTTCGGGCGGGACGAGGAAGCGCTGGCCCGGATCGGCGACTTCGTCGAACTGCATGTTGAGCAGGGCCGCGGCCTCGGCGAGGAGGGGCCGGCGATCGCCGTCGGCAGTTCCATCCTGGGCCACGGACGCTGGAAGCTGACGGTCAGCGGCCAGGGCAACCACGCCGGAACCACCCTGATGCAGGACCGGGCGGATCCCATGGTGGCGGCAGCGCAGATCATTCTTGCCGTGCAGAAAACGGCCGCCGCCCAGCCGGACGCCCGCGCCACGGTGGGGCGGCTGGAACCGATCCCCGGCGGCACCAACGTGATCGCCTCGCGGGTCCAATTGTGGCTCGACGTCCGGCATCCGGAAGACGCCGTGACCGCCGCCCTCGTGGAGGCGATCCACGGCAAGGCACAGAAGATCGCCGCGTTCGAGGGCTGTTCCGTGACGCTGACGGAGGAGTCCTATTCCGGCACGGTCCACTTCGACGCGGCACTGCAGCGGCAGCTCGAAAATGCGCTGCCCGGGGCGCCGGTGCTCGCCACAGGTGCTGGCCATGACGCCGGTGTGTTGGCCGGCTATGTGCCCTCCGGCATGATCTTCGTGCGCAACCCGACCGGCATCTCCCACTCGCCGGAAGAACACGTTGAGGACGACGACGCCGACGCGGGCGCGGGTGCGTTGGCCGACGTACTGGAGGGGCTGCTGTGA
- the hutI gene encoding imidazolonepropionase has protein sequence MTASKSTLITNIGELMTQDPARGAGSVLRDAAVVIEGERISWIGPAGQAPQTDEMYDAEGRALLPGWVDSHTHLVFAGDRTAEFEARMAGESYAAGGIAVTTGATRAADDFDLTRLLMGRVAEAVAGGTTYLETKTGYGLDVEHEARSARIASTVADQVTYLGAHLVPDGMDADAYTELVCGEMLEAVRPYVQWADVFCERGAFNEEQSRRVLAACRDAGLGLRVHGNQLGEGPGVQLAVEFGAASVDHVNYLADTDVKALADSWSGWDRAAGTGERGTVATCLPACDLSTRQPLAPGRQLLDAGVEIALASNCNPGTSYTSSMNYCVTTAVLQMGLSVQEAVRAATFAGALALGKHVGADVDGQRAVGSIAVGHRADLHLLNAPSATHLAYRPGMPLTAAVWRAGVQVR, from the coding sequence ATGACCGCTAGCAAGTCCACGCTGATCACCAACATCGGCGAGCTCATGACCCAGGACCCGGCACGCGGGGCCGGCTCAGTGCTGCGCGACGCCGCCGTCGTTATTGAGGGTGAGCGGATCAGCTGGATCGGACCCGCTGGCCAGGCGCCGCAAACCGATGAAATGTACGACGCCGAAGGCCGCGCGCTGCTGCCGGGCTGGGTTGATTCGCACACCCACCTGGTGTTCGCCGGGGACCGGACTGCTGAGTTCGAGGCGCGGATGGCGGGGGAAAGCTATGCGGCCGGCGGGATCGCCGTGACCACCGGGGCCACCCGGGCCGCGGACGATTTCGACCTGACCCGGCTGCTGATGGGCCGTGTCGCCGAGGCCGTCGCCGGCGGAACAACGTATTTGGAGACGAAGACCGGTTACGGGCTGGATGTGGAGCACGAGGCGCGGTCCGCGCGCATCGCCTCCACGGTGGCGGACCAGGTGACCTATCTGGGTGCCCATCTGGTTCCGGACGGGATGGACGCGGATGCCTACACGGAGCTGGTCTGCGGCGAGATGCTTGAGGCGGTCCGGCCATACGTGCAGTGGGCTGACGTGTTCTGCGAGCGCGGCGCCTTCAACGAGGAGCAGTCGCGTCGTGTGCTGGCAGCGTGCCGCGATGCCGGGCTCGGACTCCGCGTGCACGGCAACCAACTGGGCGAGGGGCCGGGCGTGCAGCTCGCCGTCGAGTTCGGCGCCGCCAGTGTGGACCACGTCAACTATCTGGCGGACACCGATGTGAAAGCGCTGGCCGACAGCTGGTCCGGGTGGGACCGCGCGGCCGGGACGGGGGAGCGCGGCACCGTGGCCACCTGCCTGCCGGCCTGCGATCTCTCGACCAGGCAGCCCTTGGCACCGGGACGGCAACTGCTCGATGCCGGCGTCGAAATCGCCCTGGCCTCCAACTGCAATCCGGGCACTTCCTACACAAGCTCGATGAACTACTGCGTGACCACGGCGGTCCTGCAGATGGGACTGAGCGTCCAGGAGGCAGTCCGGGCGGCGACGTTTGCGGGCGCCCTTGCCCTGGGCAAGCACGTTGGCGCCGACGTCGACGGTCAGCGGGCGGTGGGCTCGATCGCCGTCGGACACCGGGCCGACCTGCATCTGCTTAACGCGCCCTCGGCCACGCATCTGGCCTACCGGCCCGGCATGCCGCTGACCGCCGCGGTCTGGCGCGCGGGCGTGCAAGTGCGCTGA
- a CDS encoding ABC transporter substrate-binding protein yields MEKLFRGSTTKRRTFMTGASAAALTGLLALTGCGSGSPSAPENAPNSNGAAPKEGLDQVSVGLIPITDVAPIYLGMQEGYFEDEGIQLSVQLAQGGAAIVPAVMTGEYQFGYSNVVSLLIAQDKKLPVKVVSNGSSSTNVPGEDVTEVAAMPDSGIDSAADLVGKTVAVNALNNFADVTIRNSIEEAGGDPQDVNFVEMPYPNMPAALERGDVDAAWTTEPFRTQILEAGGEIVASPMTDLTENFDSAFYFTSEQTLQENPELVERFTRALEKSFAFAMENEDEVRTIIQDYAKITPELAETVEMSKWYPEVNMDGLQKLGTAAQKYGVLENEPDYDALIAK; encoded by the coding sequence ATGGAAAAGCTCTTCCGCGGATCCACTACCAAGCGCCGTACGTTCATGACGGGCGCGTCCGCCGCCGCCCTCACGGGTCTGCTGGCGCTGACCGGCTGCGGATCAGGCAGCCCGTCGGCTCCGGAGAACGCCCCGAATTCCAATGGCGCCGCGCCCAAGGAGGGCCTGGACCAGGTGAGCGTCGGGCTCATCCCCATCACCGACGTCGCCCCCATCTATCTGGGCATGCAGGAGGGCTACTTCGAGGACGAAGGCATCCAGCTCTCCGTCCAGCTCGCCCAGGGCGGCGCGGCGATCGTGCCGGCCGTGATGACCGGTGAATACCAGTTCGGCTACTCCAACGTCGTCTCGCTCCTGATCGCCCAGGACAAAAAGCTGCCGGTGAAGGTCGTCTCCAACGGCTCGAGCTCCACCAACGTGCCGGGCGAGGATGTCACCGAGGTGGCAGCCATGCCCGACAGCGGCATTGATTCCGCTGCGGACCTCGTGGGCAAGACGGTGGCGGTCAACGCCCTGAACAACTTCGCCGACGTGACCATCCGCAACTCCATCGAGGAAGCCGGCGGGGATCCGCAGGACGTGAACTTTGTCGAGATGCCCTATCCCAATATGCCGGCGGCACTGGAGCGCGGGGACGTGGACGCGGCCTGGACCACCGAACCGTTCCGCACGCAGATCCTGGAGGCCGGCGGCGAGATCGTGGCCAGCCCCATGACGGACCTGACCGAGAACTTCGATTCGGCCTTCTACTTCACTTCCGAGCAGACCCTGCAGGAAAACCCGGAGCTGGTGGAACGCTTCACGCGTGCGCTGGAGAAGTCCTTCGCCTTCGCGATGGAAAACGAGGACGAGGTCCGCACCATCATCCAGGACTACGCCAAGATCACGCCGGAACTGGCCGAGACCGTGGAAATGTCCAAGTGGTATCCCGAGGTCAACATGGACGGACTGCAGAAACTGGGCACCGCGGCCCAGAAGTACGGAGTGTTGGAAAACGAGCCGGACTATGATGCCCTGATTGCCAAGTAG
- a CDS encoding TIGR03086 family metal-binding protein, with protein sequence MLNLEPAARQVAEIVKGIGDGQLAGPTPCEYYSVGDLLDHFMGLTVAFRDAATKASMEPGYDSVPPDAPDNRPSAANLDPDWRNLLPQRLDDLAAAWQHPSAWQGMAQAGGVTMPAELMGLVATNELVVHGWDLAAATGQSFDADTANLQAAYEFAELSAQEGEAREGLFGPVIEIPADAPLLDRLLGLTGRNPGWTAK encoded by the coding sequence GTGCTCAATCTGGAACCAGCCGCGCGGCAGGTGGCGGAAATTGTCAAGGGCATCGGGGACGGTCAGCTGGCCGGGCCAACGCCCTGCGAGTACTACAGTGTCGGGGACCTGCTCGATCACTTCATGGGCCTGACCGTCGCGTTCAGGGACGCGGCGACCAAAGCATCGATGGAGCCGGGCTATGACTCTGTGCCGCCCGACGCCCCGGACAATCGTCCCTCGGCTGCGAATCTGGACCCGGATTGGCGGAACCTCCTCCCCCAGCGCCTGGATGACCTGGCGGCTGCCTGGCAACATCCGTCCGCCTGGCAAGGTATGGCGCAGGCCGGCGGCGTGACCATGCCGGCCGAGCTCATGGGCCTGGTGGCTACCAACGAGTTGGTGGTGCACGGCTGGGATTTGGCCGCGGCCACGGGCCAGTCGTTCGACGCCGACACCGCCAACCTGCAGGCGGCCTACGAATTTGCCGAGCTTTCTGCTCAGGAAGGCGAAGCCCGCGAGGGCTTGTTCGGCCCGGTCATCGAGATTCCCGCCGATGCACCGCTGCTGGACCGTTTGCTGGGGCTGACGGGACGAAATCCCGGCTGGACCGCGAAGTAG